Proteins from a genomic interval of Stenotrophomonas sp. WZN-1:
- the carB gene encoding carbamoyl-phosphate synthase large subunit translates to MPKRTDLKTILIIGAGPIVIGQACEFDYSGAQACKALRDEGYRVVLVNSNPATIMTDPEMADAVYIEPINWQTVEKIIAKEKPDALLPTMGGQTALNCALDLADNGVLEKYNVELIGAKREAIRMAEDRELFRVAMGEIGLECPTAAVAHTLDEALEIQTRVGYPTIIRPSFTLGGSGGGIAYNREELVEIVSRGLELSPTTEVLVEESVLGWKEFEMEVVRDTADNCIIVCSIENLDPMGVHTGDSITVAPAQTLTDKEYQRLRDASIAVLRKIGVDTGGSNVQFGINPKTGRVVVIEMNPRVSRSSALASKATGFPIAKVAAKLAVGYTLDELKNEITGGLTPASFEPSIDYVVTKIPRFAFEKFPAADARLTTQMKSVGEVMAMGRTFQESVQKALRGLETGKVGFDPTGLDLSNEEDLQTLRRELKAPGPERLFFVADAFRAGMSVEEIYALSFIDHWFLDQIEEIIAAEADVAAGGIDALDAARLRKLKRAGFSDARLAQLAGTNEAAIRALRRAHKVRPVYKRVDSCAGEFSTGTAYLYSTYEDECEAAPSNRDKIMILGGGPNRIGQGIEFDYCCVHAALALREDGYETIMVNCNPETVSTDYDTSDRLYFEPLTLEDVLEIVELEQPKGVIVQYGGQTPLKLARALEANGVPVIGTSPDSIDLAEDRERFQQLVDKLGLKQPPNRIARNDQEALLLAREIGYPLVVRPSYVLGGRAMEIVYGEADLARYVRDAVKVSNDSPVLLDRFLDNAVECDVDIIADAQGNVLIGGVMEHIEEAGVHSGDSSCSLPPYSLSAETQAELRRQVVELAKALNVVGLMNTQFAIQTSDEGADTIYLLEVNPRASRTVPFVSKATGMPLAKIAARCMAGKSLAEQGATKEIVPDYYSVKEAIFPFAKFQGVDPILGPEMRSTGEVMGVGRSFNAAFARAQEAGGIKAPPVGKAFVSVRDPDKKRVLPVAKALLARGYSLVATRGTAAWLQQHGMDCEIINKVVEGRPHIVDSIKNGEIVYIVNTTEGRSAINDSFSIRREALQHRVTYSTTIAGAKALVDSLEFRGTGPVWSLQELHKELNA, encoded by the coding sequence ATGCCCAAGCGCACTGACCTCAAGACCATCCTCATCATCGGTGCTGGCCCGATCGTCATCGGCCAGGCCTGCGAGTTCGACTACTCCGGCGCCCAGGCCTGCAAGGCCCTGCGTGACGAGGGTTACCGCGTGGTGCTGGTCAACAGCAACCCGGCCACGATCATGACCGACCCGGAGATGGCCGACGCCGTCTACATCGAGCCGATCAACTGGCAGACGGTCGAGAAGATCATCGCCAAGGAAAAGCCTGATGCGCTGCTGCCGACCATGGGTGGCCAGACCGCGCTGAACTGCGCGCTGGACCTGGCCGACAACGGCGTGCTGGAGAAGTACAACGTTGAACTGATCGGCGCCAAGCGCGAAGCGATCCGCATGGCCGAAGACCGCGAGCTGTTCCGCGTGGCCATGGGTGAGATCGGCCTGGAATGCCCGACCGCCGCCGTCGCCCACACCCTGGACGAAGCGCTGGAGATCCAGACCCGCGTCGGCTACCCGACCATCATCCGTCCCAGCTTCACCCTGGGCGGCAGCGGTGGCGGCATCGCCTACAACCGCGAAGAGCTGGTCGAGATCGTCAGCCGCGGCCTGGAACTGTCGCCGACCACCGAAGTGCTGGTGGAAGAGTCGGTGCTGGGCTGGAAGGAGTTCGAGATGGAAGTGGTCCGCGATACCGCGGACAACTGCATCATCGTCTGCTCGATCGAGAACCTGGACCCGATGGGCGTGCACACCGGTGACTCGATCACCGTGGCGCCGGCGCAGACCCTGACCGACAAGGAGTACCAGCGCCTGCGCGATGCCTCCATCGCCGTGCTGCGCAAGATCGGCGTCGATACCGGTGGCTCGAACGTGCAGTTCGGCATCAACCCGAAGACCGGCCGCGTGGTCGTCATCGAGATGAACCCGCGCGTGTCGCGTTCCTCGGCGCTGGCCTCCAAGGCCACCGGCTTCCCGATCGCCAAGGTCGCCGCCAAGCTGGCCGTGGGTTACACCCTGGACGAACTGAAGAACGAAATCACCGGTGGCCTGACCCCGGCTTCGTTCGAGCCGTCGATCGACTACGTCGTCACCAAGATCCCGCGTTTCGCCTTCGAGAAGTTCCCGGCCGCCGATGCGCGCCTGACCACCCAGATGAAGTCGGTGGGCGAGGTGATGGCAATGGGCCGCACCTTCCAGGAGTCGGTGCAGAAGGCCCTGCGTGGCCTGGAAACCGGCAAGGTCGGCTTCGACCCGACCGGCCTGGACCTGAGCAACGAAGAAGACCTGCAGACTCTGCGCCGTGAGCTGAAGGCCCCGGGCCCGGAGCGCCTGTTCTTCGTCGCCGATGCGTTCCGCGCCGGCATGAGCGTGGAAGAGATCTACGCGCTGTCGTTCATCGATCACTGGTTCCTGGACCAGATCGAGGAAATCATCGCTGCCGAAGCTGACGTCGCTGCCGGTGGCATCGATGCGCTGGACGCCGCACGCCTGCGCAAGCTGAAGCGCGCCGGCTTCTCCGACGCGCGCCTGGCGCAGCTGGCGGGCACCAATGAAGCCGCCATCCGCGCGCTGCGTCGTGCGCACAAGGTGCGCCCGGTCTATAAGCGCGTGGATTCCTGCGCCGGTGAGTTCTCCACCGGCACCGCCTACCTGTACTCGACCTACGAGGACGAGTGCGAGGCCGCGCCGAGCAACCGCGACAAGATCATGATCCTGGGCGGTGGCCCGAACCGCATCGGCCAGGGCATCGAGTTCGACTACTGCTGCGTGCACGCGGCACTGGCGCTGCGCGAGGATGGCTATGAAACCATCATGGTCAACTGCAACCCGGAAACCGTGTCGACCGACTACGACACCTCCGACCGCCTGTACTTCGAACCGCTGACCCTGGAAGACGTGCTGGAAATCGTCGAACTGGAACAGCCGAAGGGCGTGATCGTGCAGTACGGCGGCCAGACCCCGCTGAAGCTGGCGCGCGCGCTGGAAGCCAACGGCGTGCCGGTGATCGGCACCAGCCCGGACTCCATCGACCTGGCCGAAGACCGCGAGCGCTTCCAGCAGCTGGTCGACAAGCTGGGCCTGAAGCAGCCGCCGAACCGCATCGCCCGCAACGACCAGGAAGCCCTGCTGCTGGCCCGCGAGATCGGCTACCCGCTGGTGGTGCGCCCGAGCTACGTGCTGGGCGGCCGTGCGATGGAAATCGTCTACGGCGAAGCCGACCTGGCCCGCTACGTGCGCGATGCGGTGAAGGTGTCCAACGATTCGCCGGTGCTGCTGGACCGCTTCCTCGACAATGCCGTGGAGTGCGACGTCGACATCATTGCCGATGCCCAGGGCAACGTCCTGATCGGCGGCGTGATGGAGCACATCGAAGAGGCCGGCGTGCACTCGGGCGATTCCTCGTGCTCGCTGCCGCCGTACTCGCTGTCGGCTGAAACCCAGGCTGAACTGCGCCGCCAGGTGGTGGAACTGGCCAAGGCCCTGAACGTGGTCGGCCTGATGAACACCCAGTTCGCGATCCAGACCAGCGATGAAGGTGCCGATACCATCTACCTGCTGGAAGTGAACCCGCGTGCCTCGCGCACCGTGCCGTTCGTGTCCAAGGCCACCGGCATGCCGCTGGCCAAGATCGCGGCGCGCTGCATGGCCGGCAAGAGCCTGGCCGAGCAAGGCGCGACCAAGGAAATCGTGCCGGACTACTACTCGGTGAAGGAAGCGATCTTCCCGTTCGCCAAGTTCCAGGGCGTCGACCCGATCCTCGGGCCGGAGATGCGCTCCACCGGTGAGGTGATGGGCGTGGGCCGCAGCTTCAACGCCGCCTTTGCGCGTGCGCAGGAAGCCGGTGGCATCAAGGCACCGCCGGTCGGCAAGGCATTCGTCTCGGTCCGCGATCCGGACAAGAAGCGCGTCCTGCCGGTGGCCAAGGCGCTGCTGGCACGTGGCTACAGCCTGGTCGCCACCCGTGGCACCGCCGCGTGGCTGCAGCAGCACGGCATGGACTGCGAGATCATCAACAAGGTGGTCGAAGGCCGTCCGCACATCGTCGACTCGATCAAGAACGGCGAGATCGTCTACATCGTCAACACGACCGAAGGTCGTTCGGCGATCAACGACTCGTTCTCGATCCGTCGCGAGGCACTGCAGCATCGCGTCACCTACTCGACCACCATTGCCGGCGCCAAGGCGCTGGTGGATTCACTGGAATTCCGTGGCACCGGCCCCGTCTGGTCGCTGCAGGAGCTGCACAAGGAGTTGAATGCATGA
- the greA gene encoding transcription elongation factor GreA, giving the protein MTMKGAQKLRDELDHLKSVKRPKVIAAIAEAREHGDLKENAEYHAAREEQGFIEGRIKQLEGELSHAEIIDVSKLNAGSKVVFGASVILADVETDEEKKYQIVGDLEADIKLGLIAISSPVARAMIGKLEGDSIVIDAPAGQREYEIVSVSYVD; this is encoded by the coding sequence ATCACGATGAAGGGCGCGCAGAAGCTGCGCGACGAACTGGATCACCTGAAGTCGGTCAAGCGCCCGAAGGTGATCGCCGCCATCGCCGAAGCGCGTGAGCATGGCGACCTGAAGGAGAACGCCGAGTACCACGCCGCGCGCGAGGAACAGGGCTTCATCGAAGGCCGCATCAAGCAACTGGAAGGCGAGCTGTCGCACGCCGAGATCATCGACGTGAGCAAGCTCAACGCAGGCTCCAAGGTGGTGTTCGGCGCCAGCGTGATCCTGGCCGACGTGGAAACCGACGAAGAGAAGAAGTACCAGATCGTCGGTGACCTGGAAGCGGACATCAAGCTGGGCCTGATCGCGATTTCCTCGCCGGTGGCGCGCGCGATGATCGGCAAGCTGGAAGGCGATTCGATCGTGATCGACGCCCCGGCCGGCCAGCGCGAGTACGAGATCGTCAGCGTCAGCTACGTGGACTGA
- a CDS encoding phosphoglycerate mutase, translating into MATATLLLPARSRFAAAALPDDVARALGRAMTVQVAPGERAQLARHFTVAAPHWPVAALTRQRDVGDAAGASWLRADPACMVPDMHGARMMAYGETLRPTLADCLALLPVLQPLFADAGFVLDAPDPSRWYLRLPIDIELPDFDSPDEVLGDDLFSHLPEGEGGRRWRALMTEAQVLLHNHSWNQQRAAQGQQPINSLWFWGGGVMPVSVSTPHAQVRSRDALLQGLALAAGVAVDGEQAVDALVDLRQLRSLQQLGNDAIRPLLAALRRGELQRLVLDFEDGLQFQLDRGQRWQFWKKPRQLHD; encoded by the coding sequence GTGGCAACGGCGACCCTGCTGTTGCCGGCACGCAGCCGCTTCGCCGCGGCTGCGCTGCCGGACGATGTGGCGCGCGCGCTCGGCCGCGCCATGACGGTGCAGGTCGCGCCGGGCGAGCGCGCGCAGCTGGCGCGCCATTTCACGGTCGCCGCGCCGCACTGGCCGGTGGCCGCGTTGACCCGCCAGCGTGACGTCGGCGATGCCGCCGGCGCCAGCTGGCTGCGTGCCGATCCGGCCTGCATGGTGCCGGACATGCATGGCGCGCGGATGATGGCCTACGGCGAAACGCTGCGGCCGACGTTGGCAGACTGCCTGGCCCTGTTGCCGGTGCTGCAGCCGCTGTTTGCCGATGCCGGATTCGTGCTCGACGCACCCGATCCTTCGCGCTGGTACCTGCGTCTGCCGATCGACATTGAGCTACCGGACTTCGACAGTCCGGACGAGGTGCTGGGCGATGACCTGTTCTCGCACCTGCCGGAAGGCGAGGGCGGCCGTCGCTGGCGGGCGCTGATGACCGAAGCCCAGGTACTGCTGCACAACCATTCCTGGAACCAGCAGCGCGCCGCGCAGGGACAACAGCCGATCAATTCGCTGTGGTTCTGGGGTGGCGGCGTGATGCCGGTCTCGGTCAGTACGCCACACGCGCAGGTGCGCAGCCGCGATGCGCTGCTGCAGGGCCTGGCTCTGGCGGCTGGCGTAGCCGTGGATGGCGAGCAGGCGGTGGATGCGCTGGTCGATCTGCGCCAGCTTCGCTCTTTGCAGCAGCTCGGCAACGATGCGATTCGCCCGCTGCTGGCCGCGCTGAGGCGTGGCGAGCTGCAGCGGCTGGTGCTGGATTTCGAGGACGGCCTGCAGTTCCAGCTGGACCGTGGCCAGCGCTGGCAGTTCTGGAAGAAGCCGCGGCAACTGCACGACTGA
- the recJ gene encoding single-stranded-DNA-specific exonuclease RecJ: MSLAADAVQPTSDTPMIRRRDAVVPGSWPEGTLPLLARLYASRGAGTPELALPKLGSLHAPELLTGIDDAVSLLVEAIANDKRILVVGDFDCDGATACAVGVRGLRMLGARHVFHAVPNRMVHGYGLSSSLVEELAELKPDLLVTVDHGIACHAGVTAAKARGWQVLVTDHHLPGPQLPPADVIVDPNLDGDAFPSKSLAGVGVIFYVLMALRRQMREAGVFADGKGPDLTTLLDLVAVGTVADLVALDPNNRALVSAGLRRLRAGQGCVGLRALIEASGRDAARLTATDIGFALGPRLNAAGRLEDMALGIALLLTEDPRQAREIAQTLEQINSERRAVQQSMTDDAEQALSRVVLDMAGQRPVAACLFDADWHPGVVGLVASKMKDRLHRPVIAFAPAEPGADTLRGSARSIPGLHIRDALALVDARHPGLIERFGGHAMAAGLSLRLDHVDDFKAAFVAVVLEMLDPAALQQQVLSDGELAADELDHRHADALRLAGPWGQGFPEPLFDGHFEVANWRVLKERHLKLELRLPGVPGTINAIHFGGWHGNAPGRHVHLAYRLACDDYRGGSAIQLIVEHSLPA; encoded by the coding sequence ATGTCCCTTGCCGCCGATGCCGTGCAGCCCACCTCTGATACGCCGATGATCCGACGCCGCGATGCGGTCGTGCCTGGCAGCTGGCCAGAGGGCACGCTGCCGCTGCTGGCGCGGCTTTACGCCAGTCGTGGCGCAGGCACACCCGAACTGGCGCTGCCGAAGCTGGGCAGCCTGCATGCGCCCGAGCTGCTGACCGGCATCGACGATGCAGTGAGCCTGCTTGTCGAAGCCATCGCCAACGACAAGCGCATCCTGGTGGTCGGCGATTTCGATTGCGATGGCGCCACGGCCTGCGCGGTCGGCGTGCGTGGCCTGCGCATGCTCGGCGCACGGCATGTCTTCCACGCAGTGCCGAATCGCATGGTGCACGGCTACGGCTTGTCATCTTCTCTGGTGGAGGAACTGGCTGAGCTGAAACCGGATCTGCTGGTTACTGTCGACCACGGCATCGCCTGCCACGCGGGTGTGACTGCGGCCAAAGCCCGTGGTTGGCAGGTGCTGGTCACCGACCACCATCTGCCGGGCCCGCAGCTGCCACCTGCCGATGTCATCGTCGATCCGAATCTGGACGGCGATGCCTTCCCCAGCAAGTCGTTGGCCGGCGTCGGCGTGATCTTCTACGTGCTGATGGCGCTGCGCCGGCAGATGCGCGAGGCCGGCGTTTTCGCCGATGGCAAAGGGCCAGACCTGACCACGCTGCTGGACCTGGTGGCGGTCGGCACCGTTGCCGACCTGGTAGCGCTGGACCCGAACAACCGTGCGCTGGTCAGCGCGGGTCTGCGCCGTCTGCGCGCAGGGCAGGGCTGTGTCGGCCTGCGTGCGCTGATCGAAGCCAGTGGCCGTGATGCCGCGCGACTGACCGCTACCGATATCGGCTTCGCACTCGGCCCGCGCCTGAACGCGGCGGGCCGGCTGGAAGACATGGCGTTGGGCATCGCGCTGCTGCTGACCGAAGATCCTCGCCAGGCGCGCGAGATCGCACAGACGCTGGAGCAGATCAATTCGGAACGGCGCGCGGTGCAGCAGTCGATGACCGATGACGCCGAGCAGGCACTGAGCCGCGTGGTGCTGGACATGGCCGGCCAGCGTCCGGTGGCCGCCTGCCTGTTCGATGCCGATTGGCACCCGGGCGTGGTCGGCCTGGTCGCGTCGAAGATGAAGGATCGCCTGCATCGCCCGGTGATTGCCTTCGCCCCGGCCGAACCGGGCGCCGACACGCTACGCGGCTCGGCCCGCTCGATTCCCGGCCTGCACATCCGTGACGCACTGGCGCTGGTCGATGCACGCCATCCGGGGCTGATCGAACGCTTCGGTGGCCACGCCATGGCGGCCGGTCTCAGCCTGCGCCTCGATCATGTCGATGACTTCAAGGCCGCCTTCGTCGCCGTGGTACTGGAAATGCTCGACCCGGCGGCATTGCAGCAGCAGGTCCTCAGCGACGGCGAACTGGCCGCCGACGAGCTCGACCATCGCCACGCCGATGCGTTGCGCTTGGCCGGGCCGTGGGGCCAGGGCTTCCCCGAACCGCTGTTCGATGGCCACTTCGAAGTGGCCAACTGGCGCGTGTTGAAAGAGCGCCACCTGAAGCTGGAACTGCGCCTGCCCGGCGTACCCGGCACGATCAATGCGATCCACTTCGGCGGCTGGCACGGCAACGCGCCGGGCCGCCATGTGCATCTCGCCTACCGGCTGGCCTGCGATGACTATCGTGGCGGCAGCGCCATCCAGCTGATCGTCGAGCACAGCCTCCCCGCATGA
- a CDS encoding DUF1176 domain-containing protein produces MRSLLPAALLALACPLGAIAAAPAKSLYFQHHDWVVACDNTLTCRAAGYAPDDGDTLSVLLTRKAGPGQAIQGRLSLQPEEGQPRPKGALHLRIQQQDLGVLAPAGGEGTHSLNAAQTSALLSALVRDGGVSVIDGAGHRWPLSDKGAAAVLLKIDEYQGRLGTPGAVMRKGSSPESSVPAALPVPVVRKAATLDSTPDDPASARLAASPALRAALRATLEGDSCEGLQETDADIPLSNSPLEVRHLDAQHVLVNVPCWRAAYNSGDGYWVARPQPPFQAKRVTSDAIDYDDGQIIAAQKGRGLADSISHAAWTWDGTNFIATSEVAPGLCRGVPGGTWELPMLVSEVR; encoded by the coding sequence ATGCGATCCCTCCTGCCCGCCGCCCTGCTGGCCCTGGCCTGCCCACTCGGCGCCATTGCCGCTGCCCCGGCCAAGAGCCTGTATTTCCAGCATCACGACTGGGTCGTGGCCTGCGACAACACCCTGACCTGCCGCGCCGCTGGTTATGCCCCCGATGATGGCGACACCCTGAGTGTGCTGCTCACCCGCAAGGCCGGCCCGGGCCAGGCCATCCAGGGCCGCCTGTCGCTGCAGCCGGAAGAAGGCCAGCCCCGGCCCAAGGGCGCACTGCATCTGCGCATCCAGCAGCAGGATCTGGGCGTTCTGGCCCCGGCAGGAGGCGAAGGCACGCACAGCTTGAATGCCGCGCAGACCAGCGCACTGCTGTCCGCGCTGGTACGCGACGGTGGAGTCAGTGTGATCGATGGCGCCGGCCATCGCTGGCCGTTGTCGGACAAGGGGGCGGCAGCGGTGCTGCTGAAGATCGATGAGTACCAGGGACGCCTCGGCACACCCGGCGCGGTGATGCGCAAGGGCAGCAGCCCTGAATCCAGCGTCCCCGCCGCCCTGCCGGTGCCGGTGGTGCGCAAGGCCGCTACCCTGGACTCGACTCCGGATGATCCCGCGTCTGCTCGGCTGGCCGCCTCTCCCGCCCTGCGTGCGGCACTGCGTGCCACGCTGGAGGGCGACAGCTGCGAAGGCCTGCAGGAAACCGATGCCGATATTCCGCTGAGCAACTCGCCGCTGGAGGTCCGCCACCTGGACGCACAGCACGTGCTGGTCAACGTGCCCTGCTGGCGAGCGGCCTATAACAGCGGCGATGGCTACTGGGTGGCCCGCCCACAGCCGCCGTTCCAGGCAAAGAGGGTGACCAGCGATGCCATCGACTACGACGATGGCCAGATCATTGCCGCGCAGAAGGGCCGCGGCCTCGCTGACTCCATTTCGCACGCAGCCTGGACGTGGGACGGGACGAACTTCATCGCGACGTCGGAGGTGGCACCTGGTCTATGCCGGGGCGTGCCAGGGGGCACCTGGGAACTGCCGATGCTGGTCAGCGAGGTCCGCTGA
- a CDS encoding VIT domain-containing protein: MLFARCCSVLMLALAICPADAQSPRIARPHATTPLLIAPAAEQPLQLQRARIEGEVQAGIAQTRITLEFHNPNRRVLEGELQFPLADGQQISSFALDINGELRDAVPVPKDRGRQVFEEIARRGVDPGLLEQTAGNQFRLRIYPLPAGGSRRVQLVIREPLAFAGQGWQWTLPLQFAAGAASVELKLRAPEAATAGTAPFRINAGQLHWQGKGAQLPSQLQWSLPAARQAQVQVAPWQDGHYLLAQLPAAVSPTPRTLPSEIGLLWDGSGSSGQRDHTREFALLDRYFAAMGDGTVALTVLRDRTEPVRRFRVRAGNWNELRAALRAVRPDGASALAQWLPQPSVKEYLLVSDGLLTYGPEQLPTMAPDQRLFAVSSAGARTDGTRLRGWSEAHGGRFIALGNDVDAATRELLSSPLDVQVDAGRGVQDVVIDRRSEAQGWLWLHARLAAEGVRMRVRVGGGEWQALPATQKSDDGELLAGLWAQARLQQLGADRRGNREAMQLLSQKFSLVGPDTSLIVLETLDDYLRYAIRPSGTLRAEYDARFARQVSDRAAADRQRLDQVAARWKERQQWWSRSWPKGAPPQAKGRALEVASADYAMDSAPVAMLAAPAPAAPPAPAPMAAAAEQRMEASSARARRSASASNKALDVVALTGSAVAASAANNGELGIQLAAWQPDSAIAQRLRQGPPSQLYDRYLAERDAHADSSAFFLDVADLLLEQGQRELALRVLSNLAEMDLDNRHLLRVLGYRLMQADAPALAVPVFEQVLAMGQEEPQSFRDLGLALAAAGKPQQALAPLYQVVVRPWDNRFDGIALIALDELSNLVARSTPRLDTRGIDPRLLQAMPLDLRVVLSWDADNSDMDLWVTDPNGERAYYGNRLTYQGGQMSQDFTGGYGPEQFSLRNAKPGKYKVEANYFGSRQQLVTGATTLMLRLTTHWGTPKQKDQMVTMRLKDRAETVLVGEFEVK; encoded by the coding sequence ATGCTCTTCGCCCGTTGCTGCAGCGTGTTGATGCTTGCCCTCGCGATCTGTCCCGCCGACGCGCAGTCGCCACGAATTGCCCGGCCGCATGCCACCACCCCGTTGCTGATCGCACCCGCTGCCGAACAGCCGTTGCAGTTGCAGCGGGCCCGCATCGAAGGCGAGGTCCAGGCCGGCATCGCCCAGACCCGGATCACCCTGGAATTCCACAACCCGAACCGGCGCGTGCTGGAGGGTGAGCTGCAGTTCCCGCTGGCCGATGGCCAGCAGATCAGCAGCTTCGCGCTGGACATCAACGGTGAACTGCGTGACGCGGTGCCGGTGCCCAAGGACCGTGGCCGCCAGGTGTTCGAGGAGATCGCGCGCCGTGGCGTCGACCCGGGCCTGCTGGAGCAGACCGCCGGCAACCAGTTCCGCCTGCGTATCTATCCGCTGCCAGCCGGCGGCAGCCGGCGCGTGCAGCTGGTGATTCGCGAACCGCTGGCCTTCGCCGGCCAGGGCTGGCAGTGGACGCTGCCGCTGCAGTTCGCCGCTGGCGCTGCATCGGTTGAGCTGAAGCTGCGGGCGCCGGAAGCGGCCACCGCAGGTACGGCTCCGTTCCGCATCAACGCTGGTCAGCTGCACTGGCAGGGAAAGGGCGCGCAGCTGCCGTCGCAGCTGCAGTGGAGCCTGCCCGCAGCACGTCAGGCGCAGGTCCAGGTGGCGCCCTGGCAGGACGGGCACTACCTGTTGGCGCAGCTGCCGGCGGCAGTCAGTCCCACGCCGCGCACACTTCCCAGCGAAATCGGCCTGCTGTGGGATGGTTCCGGATCCTCGGGTCAGCGCGATCACACACGTGAGTTCGCACTGCTGGATCGCTATTTCGCCGCGATGGGTGACGGCACCGTGGCGTTGACCGTGCTGCGCGACCGTACCGAACCGGTGCGGCGCTTCCGTGTCCGCGCCGGCAACTGGAACGAGCTGCGCGCGGCGCTGCGGGCCGTGCGCCCGGATGGCGCCAGCGCGCTGGCGCAGTGGCTGCCGCAGCCGAGCGTGAAGGAATACCTGCTGGTCAGCGATGGCCTGCTGACCTATGGGCCGGAACAGCTGCCGACGATGGCGCCGGATCAACGCCTGTTCGCGGTCAGTAGTGCCGGCGCCCGTACTGACGGCACACGCTTGCGTGGCTGGAGCGAAGCGCATGGCGGACGCTTCATTGCACTGGGTAATGATGTTGATGCGGCCACCCGCGAACTGCTGTCGTCGCCGCTGGACGTGCAGGTCGATGCGGGCCGTGGCGTACAGGACGTGGTGATTGATCGTCGCAGTGAAGCCCAGGGCTGGTTGTGGCTGCACGCACGACTGGCGGCCGAAGGCGTGCGGATGCGGGTGCGCGTGGGAGGCGGTGAATGGCAGGCACTGCCGGCAACACAGAAGAGTGACGACGGTGAACTACTGGCCGGCTTGTGGGCGCAGGCCCGTCTGCAGCAACTCGGCGCCGACCGTCGAGGCAACCGCGAGGCTATGCAACTGCTGTCGCAGAAGTTCAGCCTGGTCGGTCCGGACACCTCGCTGATCGTGCTGGAAACGCTGGATGACTACCTGCGCTACGCGATCCGCCCGTCCGGCACGCTGCGCGCCGAGTACGATGCCCGCTTCGCACGGCAGGTGAGCGATCGCGCCGCTGCCGATCGCCAGCGCTTGGACCAGGTAGCCGCACGTTGGAAGGAGCGCCAGCAGTGGTGGAGCCGCAGCTGGCCGAAGGGCGCACCACCGCAGGCGAAGGGCAGGGCGCTGGAAGTTGCATCCGCAGACTACGCGATGGACTCGGCGCCGGTGGCGATGCTCGCCGCGCCGGCCCCTGCGGCACCGCCAGCCCCGGCACCGATGGCCGCAGCTGCCGAGCAGCGCATGGAAGCCAGCAGCGCGCGTGCACGTCGCTCAGCGTCCGCATCGAACAAAGCACTGGATGTGGTCGCGCTCACCGGCAGCGCTGTCGCTGCATCCGCCGCCAACAATGGGGAGCTCGGCATCCAGCTGGCGGCGTGGCAGCCGGACTCGGCCATCGCCCAGCGCCTGCGCCAAGGCCCGCCGTCGCAGCTCTATGACCGCTACCTGGCCGAGCGCGATGCCCATGCCGACAGCAGCGCGTTCTTCCTCGACGTGGCCGACCTGCTGCTGGAGCAGGGCCAGCGCGAACTGGCACTGCGCGTGCTGTCGAACCTGGCCGAGATGGACCTGGACAACCGCCACCTGCTGCGCGTGCTCGGCTACCGGCTGATGCAGGCCGATGCCCCGGCACTGGCGGTGCCGGTGTTCGAGCAGGTGCTGGCGATGGGCCAGGAGGAGCCGCAGAGCTTCCGCGACCTGGGCCTGGCGCTGGCAGCAGCTGGCAAGCCGCAGCAGGCACTGGCGCCGCTGTACCAGGTGGTGGTGCGGCCGTGGGACAACCGTTTCGATGGCATCGCCCTGATCGCGCTGGATGAGTTGAGCAATCTGGTGGCACGCAGCACGCCGCGCCTGGACACCCGCGGCATCGACCCGCGCCTGCTGCAGGCGATGCCGCTGGACCTGCGCGTGGTGCTGTCGTGGGATGCCGATAACAGCGACATGGACCTGTGGGTGACCGACCCGAACGGCGAGCGCGCGTACTACGGCAACCGCCTGACCTACCAGGGTGGGCAGATGTCGCAGGACTTCACCGGCGGCTATGGTCCCGAGCAGTTCTCGCTGCGCAACGCCAAGCCGGGCAAGTACAAGGTCGAGGCGAACTATTTCGGCAGCCGCCAGCAGCTTGTGACCGGTGCGACGACCCTGATGCTGCGCCTGACCACGCACTGGGGCACGCCGAAGCAGAAGGACCAGATGGTCACGATGCGGTTGAAGGACCGTGCCGAGACCGTGCTGGTGGGCGAGTTCGAGGTGAAATGA